The Risungbinella massiliensis sequence ATTATGTTTCTTCTAGAGGAAATCGAATCCTCCAAAAAATCCCGAGACTTCCGTATAACATTGTGCAAAATATGACCAATCATTTTCGTAGTCTTTCGAGGATGGTGGTTGCTACGATTGAAGAATTGGATGAGGTAGAGGGGATCGGAGAAGTACGCGCACGCAATATCCATGAAGGGTTAAAGCGCATACAAGAACAAGTCTTTATTGACAGACATATGTAAATCACCTAGAATGAAACCACTAAATGAATAGTAAAAAAAATTCGGACGAAGGAGGCGGGACGAACCGCCTAACGAATCAAATCAGGGGGTTCCCTTACTTATGCTTGCAAGAGCGCTACCTAGTATTTTTACTGTCGGGAATCTATTCTTAGGGATTATGGCTATCATACTTGCTGTCCGCGATCGTTGGGACTATGCTGCGATCATGGTAATTATCGGGATGTTGTTAGATGGTCTTGATGGCAGAGTAGCTCGTATGTTAAAAACGGAAAGTGAATTTGGGAAAGAACTGGACTCTCTATCGGATGTTATCTCCTTTGGAGTTGCTCCTGCTATTATTGTTTATGTTGCGGCGTTTGAAAACATGGGGCCAGAAGGATGGTTCTTAACGGCTATTTTTCCTATATGTGGAGCTTTGCGGTTGGCGAGATTTAACGTAGTACCAAGTGAACCTGGCTATTTTACAGGTTTGCCGATCACGGCAGCTGGCGGGATTTTAGCAACAATGGCTTTATATAATACACGAATTGGAATGTATGGCCTTATTTTTGGTACATTATTTTTATCCTATCTTATGATTAGTCAAATTAAATACCCAGCGTTTAAACGCATGAAAATTACAAAGAGTGTTTATTGGATAGCTGGATTGTTTGTGATCGTGGTTGGAGTTGCTGCGATCTACTTCCCACAAGAAATGCCCAAAGTGATGTTTATTCCACTGGTTTTATATGCCTTGTACGGTTTGAAAAACTCATTGAATCGAAAGAGAAGCTCGGAAGCGACAGAAGAACCAGCAGAAGAACTTAAGTAATGTGATGCATGAAAATAGAGGAGCTCTTTTCGTAAACATTTTTATGGAAAGGGCTCTTTTCTATTGACGTTGCAATCCCAGTATGCTAATATATTTGTTTTCTTTTCTTGACTATTATGAACGGTTTGTGATATATTGGAAACTAGATATTGCTCTTTCGGAGGTGGATCATTTGTTCAGTATTGGCGACAAGGTGGTTTACCCTATGCATGGGGCGGGCGTGATTGAGTCGATTGAAGAGAAAGAGATTCTCGGGGAGCGGCAGCAATATTACGTAATGCGAATGCCGATTGGAGAAATGAAAGTAATGGTACCGTTAAAGGCCGTTAGCAATCTTGGTCTGCGGGAAGTTGTGGATGAACCGACTGTGCTCGAAGTGTTAGATCGGATGCGTCAGTCGGAAATGGAGGATTCTACCAATTGGAATCGTCGCTATCGTGCCAATATGGACAAAATGAAGAGCGGGGATATCTATGAAGTGGCTGATGTAGTATGCTCTTTGATGTTGCGCGATGAAGAGAAAGGTCTCTCTACAGGAGAGCGAAAGATGCTAGATAATGCCAAACTAATCTTAGTAAGTGAACTTGCCCTGGCTCGGGATCTAGAAGAGCAAGAGGCATACAATCTAATAGATGCAATTATTTCCACTAGCACCTGATTTTCTCTACTATTTATGAACGGAATACGAGAAAAGTATTTTCCTAGATTAACTTTTGGTTTGATTGTCTATAATGGGGACATAGACATTTGTTATTGTGTTGAGAGGAGGTGAAGCTCCAAATGATGAAACGAGCTGTTCAACTAGCATTTCTACTAGTAGGTTTCTCAACCGGTTACTATTTTGGGGAAAGAATCTTCCGAGCTCTGGAGAGGTCCCTAAACTTTGGAGCCGTTCCAGTGCCGCACTGGATTGGAGCGATTGTAGGTTCGATTCTGTTCTTCCTCTTAGCTCTTCGTTTTTCGGACGAAGTAGTTAGTTGGATTAAATGGTTTGAAGAAAGACTGGTGAAAATGCCAATAGCGGATGGGCTATCTGGTGCGTTAGGGCTGATTTTCGGACTGATTATCGCTTTTCTTATTCAGCAACCTATCTCCCAATTACCGATCCCTGGAGTTTCACAGATCTTACCTTTTTTGGTCTCAGGTCTTCTGGGCTATCTTGGGTTTAGTGTAGGTTATAAGAAACGAGACGAACTTATTTCTATCTTTACTTTAGGTAGACAAGGAAAAGAATCTCGTAAGAAAGAGAACAAAGAGAGTACTAATGTGCCTAAAATTCTAGATACGAGTGTCATTATTGACGGTCGTATCGCAGATATTTGCCGGACAGGCTTTCTAGAAGGAACGCTAGTGATTCCAAGTTTTGTGTTGGAGGAACTTCAGCATATTGCGGATTCTTCCGATGTATTGAAACGTAACCGAGGTCGTCGTGGTTTGGATATTTTGAACAAGATCCAAAAAGAACTACAAGTGAAAGTTCTAATCTATGAAGGCGATT is a genomic window containing:
- the pssA gene encoding CDP-diacylglycerol--serine O-phosphatidyltransferase; amino-acid sequence: MLARALPSIFTVGNLFLGIMAIILAVRDRWDYAAIMVIIGMLLDGLDGRVARMLKTESEFGKELDSLSDVISFGVAPAIIVYVAAFENMGPEGWFLTAIFPICGALRLARFNVVPSEPGYFTGLPITAAGGILATMALYNTRIGMYGLIFGTLFLSYLMISQIKYPAFKRMKITKSVYWIAGLFVIVVGVAAIYFPQEMPKVMFIPLVLYALYGLKNSLNRKRSSEATEEPAEELK
- a CDS encoding CarD family transcriptional regulator: MDHLFSIGDKVVYPMHGAGVIESIEEKEILGERQQYYVMRMPIGEMKVMVPLKAVSNLGLREVVDEPTVLEVLDRMRQSEMEDSTNWNRRYRANMDKMKSGDIYEVADVVCSLMLRDEEKGLSTGERKMLDNAKLILVSELALARDLEEQEAYNLIDAIISTST
- a CDS encoding PIN/TRAM domain-containing protein — translated: MMKRAVQLAFLLVGFSTGYYFGERIFRALERSLNFGAVPVPHWIGAIVGSILFFLLALRFSDEVVSWIKWFEERLVKMPIADGLSGALGLIFGLIIAFLIQQPISQLPIPGVSQILPFLVSGLLGYLGFSVGYKKRDELISIFTLGRQGKESRKKENKESTNVPKILDTSVIIDGRIADICRTGFLEGTLVIPSFVLEELQHIADSSDVLKRNRGRRGLDILNKIQKELQVKVLIYEGDFEEVSEVDSKLVKLAKVLSGKVVTNDFNLNKVCELQGVHVLNINDLANAVKPVVLPGEEINVQVIKDGKEHGQGVAYLDDGTMIVIEGGREYIGEHIDVLVTSVLQTSAGRMIFAKPKLLEKAL